A single region of the Streptococcus macedonicus ACA-DC 198 genome encodes:
- a CDS encoding DNA replication intiation control protein YabA — translation MDKKELFDAFDGFSQNLMITLAEIEAMKKQVQSLLEENTALRLENDKIRTRLAQLEQDTPAKSSKQGKRYIEGIYHDGFHICNDYYGQRRENDGECMFCMEVLDRE, via the coding sequence GTGGATAAAAAAGAATTGTTTGATGCCTTTGATGGTTTTTCACAAAATTTAATGATTACCTTGGCTGAAATTGAAGCCATGAAAAAGCAAGTGCAATCGCTCCTAGAGGAAAATACAGCTTTGCGTCTTGAAAATGATAAAATTCGAACGCGCCTAGCTCAACTTGAGCAAGATACGCCAGCTAAATCTTCTAAGCAAGGAAAACGATATATCGAAGGCATTTACCATGATGGTTTCCATATTTGCAATGACTACTATGGTCAACGTCGTGAAAACGATGGAGAATGTATGTTTTGTATGGAAGTTTTAGATAGGGAGTAA
- a CDS encoding Signal peptidase-like protein, which yields MTEVLSVKYEETGSIVYVLPNKKYKLGDYVVVKNKKGCRLAQVVTSNEVIDEVKLPAEMDSVTRLANEKDKQAFQENIDLAKHSFSTVNELILANDLKMKVIDIIFPLERSYVLITFSAEERVDFRRLLRDLAGHFKTRIELRQINSREEAKVYGGVGPCGRALCCSSFLGEFPPVSIKMVKNQGMSLSTGKTAGICGRLMCCLSFEDDFYKTSKEKFPDVGTEIETADGLGVIAGIGVFSDTVKVRLPEKHTLLTYALEEVKVRG from the coding sequence ATGACAGAAGTATTGAGCGTAAAATACGAAGAAACAGGCAGTATTGTCTATGTTTTACCAAATAAAAAATATAAACTCGGCGATTACGTCGTCGTCAAAAATAAAAAAGGGTGTCGTTTGGCGCAAGTTGTCACTAGTAACGAAGTCATCGATGAGGTCAAATTACCTGCTGAGATGGATTCTGTGACGCGTCTTGCCAACGAAAAAGATAAACAAGCATTCCAAGAAAATATTGACTTAGCGAAGCATTCGTTTTCAACGGTTAATGAGCTGATTTTAGCCAATGACCTAAAAATGAAAGTGATTGATATTATTTTCCCATTGGAAAGAAGCTATGTGCTTATCACGTTTTCAGCAGAAGAACGTGTTGATTTTCGTCGATTGCTACGTGACTTAGCAGGTCATTTCAAAACAAGAATTGAACTTCGCCAAATCAATAGTCGCGAAGAAGCTAAGGTTTATGGTGGTGTTGGACCATGTGGTCGTGCCCTTTGCTGCTCAAGCTTCTTGGGAGAATTTCCACCTGTATCTATTAAAATGGTCAAAAATCAAGGAATGTCACTCAGCACAGGAAAAACAGCAGGTATCTGTGGACGTTTGATGTGTTGTTTGAGTTTTGAAGATGACTTTTATAAAACCTCTAAGGAGAAATTCCCTGATGTGGGAACGGAGATTGAAACAGCTGATGGCTTGGGAGTTATTGCGGGGATTGGTGTGTTTTCTGATACCGTCAAAGTTCGTTTACCGGAAAAACACACGCTTTTAACCTATGCTTTAGAGGAGGTCAAAGTACGTGGATAA
- the holB gene encoding DNA polymerase III delta prime subunit gives MELEHLQPQLFKEFNQILKSDRMNHAYLFSGDFASFDFALYLAKSRFCKNLQDGLPCGECRECQLIAENEFSDVKIVKPSGQVIKTDMIRELMRNFSRSGFEGKSQVFIIQDCEKMHVNAANSLLKFIEEPQSSSYMILLTSDENKVLPTIKSRTQIFRFPKNKPLLIEQAEKAGVLKTQAEILAELAKTPKDLDELMQDKKILDVIQTCERFVTVLFKEKMLAYLETGRLVQVALEKSDQEFVFQLLPLFLAKQFKQKESLLYLEKSYKAQQMWKSNVSFQNVLEYMVIS, from the coding sequence ATGGAATTAGAGCACTTGCAACCCCAACTTTTTAAAGAGTTTAATCAGATTTTGAAATCAGATAGGATGAACCACGCCTATCTTTTTTCAGGGGATTTTGCGAGCTTTGATTTTGCTCTTTATCTTGCTAAAAGTCGTTTTTGCAAAAATCTCCAAGATGGTTTGCCATGTGGAGAATGCCGTGAGTGTCAGTTAATTGCTGAAAATGAATTTTCGGATGTTAAGATTGTCAAACCAAGCGGGCAAGTTATCAAAACTGATATGATTCGTGAATTGATGCGCAATTTCTCACGTTCAGGTTTTGAAGGTAAATCACAAGTTTTCATCATTCAAGATTGTGAAAAAATGCATGTTAATGCTGCAAATAGCCTTTTGAAATTCATTGAAGAGCCGCAAAGTTCTTCCTACATGATTTTGTTGACTAGTGATGAAAATAAGGTTTTGCCGACGATTAAAAGTCGAACACAGATTTTCCGTTTTCCGAAAAATAAGCCGCTGTTGATTGAGCAAGCTGAAAAAGCTGGAGTTTTGAAAACACAAGCAGAAATATTAGCAGAATTGGCAAAAACACCGAAGGACCTTGATGAATTGATGCAAGATAAAAAAATATTGGATGTCATTCAAACTTGTGAGCGTTTTGTTACGGTTCTGTTTAAGGAAAAAATGCTAGCTTATTTAGAAACAGGGCGTTTGGTTCAAGTTGCTTTAGAAAAATCTGACCAAGAATTTGTTTTTCAACTCTTGCCGCTATTCTTAGCCAAGCAATTTAAACAAAAAGAAAGTTTGCTTTATTTAGAAAAAAGTTATAAGGCGCAACAAATGTGGAAAAGCAATGTAAGCTTCCAAAATGTGCTAGAATATATGGTGATTTCATGA
- the tmk gene encoding Thymidylate kinase, translating into MKNGIIISFEGPDGAGKTTVLEQVLPVLQEKGYDIVTTREPGGVEIAERIRDVILDVNHVAMDSKAELLLYMAARRQHYVEKVLPALEVGKVVLIDRFIDSSIAYQGAGRGLDKDIITRLNDFATDGRKPDLTLYFDVESEIGLARIAKNAEREVNRLDLEKLDMHKRVREGYLVLTEQEKRIVTIDASRELADVVSETLHTILEQLAKNE; encoded by the coding sequence ATGAAAAACGGTATAATTATTTCATTTGAAGGTCCAGATGGGGCTGGAAAAACCACAGTTTTAGAACAAGTTCTTCCAGTTTTGCAAGAAAAGGGCTATGATATTGTAACCACACGTGAACCTGGTGGTGTTGAAATTGCAGAGCGTATTCGTGATGTCATCTTAGATGTCAATCACGTTGCTATGGATAGTAAGGCAGAGTTGCTCTTGTATATGGCAGCAAGACGTCAACATTATGTTGAGAAGGTTCTGCCAGCTTTAGAGGTTGGTAAAGTGGTCTTGATTGACCGTTTTATTGATAGTTCAATCGCTTACCAAGGCGCTGGACGTGGCTTGGATAAAGATATCATTACGAGATTAAATGACTTTGCAACAGACGGTAGAAAACCAGACTTGACGCTTTATTTTGATGTTGAATCAGAAATTGGTTTAGCCAGAATTGCTAAAAATGCTGAGCGTGAAGTTAACCGACTTGATTTGGAAAAATTAGACATGCACAAGCGTGTTCGAGAAGGTTATTTAGTCTTGACTGAACAAGAAAAACGTATTGTGACTATTGATGCGTCGCGTGAATTGGCAGATGTTGTGTCAGAGACACTTCATACTATTCTTGAACAGTTAGCAAAAAATGAGTAG
- the acuB gene encoding Acetoin utilization AcuB protein, whose protein sequence is MAVKDFMTKKVIYVSPDTTVAHAADMMREQGLRRLPVIENDKLVGIVTERTMAEASPSKATTLSIYEMNYLLNKTKIRDVMIRDVVTVSPYASLEDAIYTMMKNRVGIVPVVESSQVYGIITDKDIFKTFLEISGYGEEGIRVAISADDTVGTLAKIVDTISNDNLNIKRTVVATRKSGKVAIEIQIDGKADVADLREKLLNQGIQVDAIELTEAKSLD, encoded by the coding sequence ATGGCAGTAAAAGATTTTATGACTAAAAAAGTTATTTATGTGTCTCCTGATACAACAGTCGCACATGCGGCTGATATGATGAGAGAACAAGGCTTGCGTCGCTTACCTGTTATCGAAAATGATAAGCTTGTCGGGATTGTTACCGAAAGAACAATGGCAGAAGCTAGTCCTTCAAAAGCAACGACTTTGTCAATTTATGAGATGAATTATTTGCTTAATAAAACTAAAATTCGTGACGTGATGATTCGCGATGTTGTGACGGTTTCACCATACGCAAGTCTAGAAGATGCGATTTATACCATGATGAAAAATCGTGTTGGAATTGTTCCTGTTGTCGAAAGTAGCCAAGTCTATGGTATCATCACAGATAAAGATATCTTCAAAACTTTTCTTGAAATTTCTGGTTATGGCGAAGAGGGTATTCGCGTGGCTATTTCGGCTGATGATACGGTTGGAACTTTGGCAAAAATTGTAGATACGATTTCAAACGACAATCTCAATATCAAACGTACCGTTGTTGCCACTCGTAAATCTGGAAAAGTTGCTATTGAAATCCAAATCGATGGTAAAGCTGACGTTGCAGATTTGCGTGAAAAATTGCTTAACCAAGGCATTCAAGTTGATGCGATTGAATTAACAGAAGCAAAATCATTGGATTGA
- the livF gene encoding Branched-chain amino acid transport ATP-binding protein LivF, producing MTMLKVDNLSVHYGVIQAVKDVSFEVNEGEVVTLIGANGAGKTSILRTISGLVRPSAGKIEFLGEEIQKEPARKIVASGLSQVPEGRHVFPGLTVLENLELGAFLRNDREENQKNLKKVFDRFPRLEERKSQDAATLSGGEQQMLAMGRALMSQPKLLLLDEPSMGLAPIFIQEIFDIIQDIQKQGTTVLLIEQNANKALAIADRGYVLETGKIVLSGTGKELLESEEVRKAYLGG from the coding sequence ATGACAATGTTAAAAGTTGATAATTTATCAGTCCATTACGGCGTTATCCAAGCTGTAAAAGATGTTTCATTTGAAGTCAATGAAGGAGAAGTTGTCACACTTATCGGTGCCAATGGTGCTGGTAAAACTTCTATTCTTCGTACGATTTCTGGTTTAGTTCGTCCAAGTGCTGGTAAAATTGAATTTTTAGGAGAAGAGATTCAAAAAGAACCCGCTCGAAAAATCGTTGCTAGTGGTTTGTCACAAGTTCCTGAAGGGCGCCACGTTTTCCCAGGCTTAACTGTGCTTGAAAACCTTGAATTGGGAGCTTTCTTGCGTAATGACCGTGAAGAAAATCAAAAGAATTTGAAGAAAGTTTTTGATCGTTTCCCACGACTTGAAGAGCGTAAATCGCAGGATGCAGCCACACTTTCAGGTGGTGAACAACAAATGCTTGCTATGGGACGTGCTTTGATGAGCCAACCCAAATTACTTCTTCTTGATGAACCGTCAATGGGACTTGCGCCAATTTTTATCCAAGAAATCTTTGACATCATTCAAGATATTCAAAAACAAGGAACAACTGTCTTGTTGATTGAACAAAATGCCAATAAAGCATTAGCGATTGCTGACCGCGGTTATGTTTTAGAAACAGGAAAAATTGTTCTTTCAGGAACAGGTAAAGAGTTGTTAGAATCAGAAGAAGTTCGCAAGGCTTACCTCGGTGGCTAA